From one Paenibacillus terrae HPL-003 genomic stretch:
- a CDS encoding S-layer homology domain-containing protein: MKQEYIAVTLLKKLKRFGIAWLSVVLVLSGGDPGLLSGRKASAEPASLVDTEVQSSPTTVGASVYTDVYVPGKLRIHDIQGAAHRSPYEGQKVTDVEGIVTMVKGSSFFIQEADDKVDQDEKTSEAILVHKPSSGVQVGDEVRVSGSVKEYTERTYASKPVDLTTTEIVASSVSVIAKDRPLPSPILLGKEGRVMPTSVVENDGMTVFDPEEDGLDFFESLEAMRVELKDAHVIGPYGYEIPVRIDNGANTGEVLTEAGGLMLTEESLNPQRILIDAKPSVPLKTGDRFAGPITGIVSYSFSNFKLLPERLPDIVSGGLQPANTRLVQDDRKLTVASFNVENFDPGDGKRIDQLGQAIAVNLNHPDIVGLLEVQDNNGEKDDGTTDASESFRVLIEAIRAHGGPEYAFTDIAPENNKDGGAPGGNIRVGFLYNPQRVTLTDKPKGDSVTSVTYGEQGLSLNPGRMDPLNAAFEYSRKPLAAEFEFEDQQVIVIANHFNSKGGDQAPFGGIQPPVRSSEIQRAKIATIVNGFVKSVLAQNHQANIVVLGDLNDFQFSETLALVRGQELTNLVDKLDEKERYSYIYEGNSQTLDHLLVSPSISESSVLDIVHINADFSTADGRVSDHDPLVAQIDLPRKTEEPPTDGGSGRNDDDDDDQQESNGSNNAGNNSSGNASGTVNNGQGQTANSGQNGNSSSGVNVVQAKSIVTEQNGLKRAVTQVPAVDIQNVIRNGLNGTLVIRAGEQADAKVLEVNLNGDALGAVLNDRIHTLRVETPQGGYELATGRLSLQKLADTWQVPVKQISLSFRVTPNEGMANRTDIPTGRKLVRAVDVVAELRSEDGRKQPLAGSDNSGKRYERYLLRAPATVDTSQLAVVKVSTNQAGQLSYHPVPFTASGEELTVYGRSGGTYVVLDGGEANVSGSFSDISGHWAQQDITRLATRLIVAGANQSAPTANKTGEMGLSNERFEPNGQVQRSELAAMLVRTLGLEHSDRTVTGFDDVQSEAWYADSVRTATAVGLINGYADGSFRPDTPVSREELAVIIERALRFAGTAEDTAVGSASASLSDAQAISTWAAPAVNTLSGLGIMKGDEKGRFAPAASVTRAEAATVLSRTMGKLNWAH, translated from the coding sequence ATGAAACAAGAATACATAGCAGTAACGTTACTCAAGAAATTAAAAAGATTTGGGATCGCATGGCTCAGTGTAGTACTTGTGCTGTCGGGCGGAGATCCGGGGCTACTGTCTGGTAGAAAAGCTTCAGCAGAACCCGCATCTTTAGTAGATACGGAGGTGCAATCATCACCCACGACTGTGGGGGCAAGTGTATATACAGATGTCTATGTGCCGGGTAAGCTCCGTATCCATGATATACAGGGAGCGGCTCATCGTTCACCTTATGAGGGGCAAAAGGTAACAGATGTCGAAGGAATTGTGACGATGGTGAAGGGAAGCAGCTTCTTTATCCAGGAGGCGGACGATAAGGTGGATCAGGATGAAAAAACATCCGAGGCCATTTTAGTGCACAAGCCTAGCAGCGGTGTGCAGGTTGGGGATGAGGTACGGGTCAGCGGCTCTGTGAAGGAATATACAGAAAGAACCTATGCCAGCAAGCCAGTTGACCTGACGACCACGGAAATTGTAGCTTCTTCGGTTTCGGTGATCGCTAAGGACCGTCCACTGCCATCTCCGATTTTGCTTGGAAAAGAGGGGCGTGTGATGCCAACATCTGTTGTGGAAAATGACGGAATGACGGTGTTTGATCCGGAGGAGGATGGTTTGGACTTTTTCGAAAGTCTGGAGGCCATGCGTGTAGAGTTGAAGGATGCACACGTAATCGGCCCTTATGGTTATGAGATCCCGGTCAGGATTGATAACGGAGCGAACACTGGCGAGGTATTGACCGAAGCAGGTGGCTTGATGCTGACCGAAGAAAGTCTGAATCCGCAGCGGATTTTGATTGACGCCAAGCCTTCGGTTCCGTTGAAAACAGGGGATCGTTTTGCGGGTCCCATCACGGGAATTGTGAGCTATAGCTTTAGCAATTTCAAGCTGTTGCCAGAACGTCTGCCGGATATTGTGTCAGGTGGTCTCCAGCCAGCCAACACACGTCTGGTACAGGATGATCGCAAGCTGACGGTCGCTTCCTTTAACGTGGAAAATTTCGATCCCGGTGATGGAAAACGGATTGATCAGCTCGGACAGGCCATCGCCGTGAATTTGAACCACCCGGATATTGTAGGACTGTTGGAGGTTCAGGATAATAACGGTGAGAAGGATGACGGCACCACAGATGCTTCGGAAAGCTTTCGGGTGCTGATTGAGGCGATTCGTGCTCATGGAGGGCCGGAGTATGCTTTTACAGATATAGCACCTGAAAATAATAAGGATGGCGGCGCTCCCGGTGGCAATATCCGGGTCGGATTCCTCTACAATCCGCAACGTGTCACGCTGACGGACAAGCCGAAGGGAGATTCGGTTACGTCTGTGACCTATGGAGAGCAGGGGCTTTCTCTCAATCCCGGTCGTATGGATCCGCTGAATGCGGCATTTGAATACTCACGAAAGCCGTTGGCTGCTGAATTTGAGTTTGAAGATCAGCAGGTGATTGTGATCGCGAACCATTTTAATTCCAAAGGGGGCGATCAGGCGCCATTTGGAGGGATTCAGCCACCTGTACGAAGCAGCGAAATACAGCGGGCGAAGATTGCAACGATTGTGAATGGTTTTGTGAAGTCGGTGCTGGCTCAAAACCATCAGGCGAATATCGTCGTATTGGGAGATTTAAATGATTTTCAATTTTCCGAAACGCTCGCTTTGGTCCGGGGACAAGAATTGACGAATTTGGTAGATAAGCTGGATGAGAAGGAGCGGTATTCGTATATTTATGAGGGCAATTCGCAAACACTGGATCATTTGCTGGTCAGTCCGTCCATAAGTGAATCATCCGTGCTGGATATTGTTCATATCAATGCGGATTTTAGCACGGCGGACGGGCGGGTAAGTGATCATGATCCATTGGTTGCTCAAATTGACTTGCCACGTAAAACAGAGGAACCCCCGACTGATGGCGGGAGTGGTCGGAATGACGATGATGACGATGATCAGCAGGAGAGCAATGGTAGCAACAACGCCGGGAACAATAGTAGTGGTAACGCGAGTGGAACGGTGAATAACGGACAAGGTCAGACTGCGAATAGCGGGCAGAATGGTAATAGCTCGTCAGGCGTTAATGTTGTACAAGCCAAGTCCATCGTGACAGAGCAAAACGGACTGAAAAGAGCAGTCACACAAGTACCAGCCGTTGACATACAAAATGTTATTCGGAACGGGTTGAACGGTACGCTCGTAATCCGTGCAGGGGAGCAAGCGGATGCTAAGGTATTGGAAGTGAATCTAAACGGAGATGCTTTGGGTGCCGTCTTGAACGACCGTATTCACACCCTGCGAGTAGAAACGCCACAGGGCGGCTATGAATTAGCAACAGGTCGTCTGTCTCTTCAAAAGCTGGCTGACACCTGGCAGGTGCCTGTAAAACAGATCTCCTTAAGCTTTAGGGTTACGCCGAACGAAGGAATGGCTAATCGCACAGATATTCCGACAGGGCGAAAGCTGGTGCGGGCTGTTGATGTTGTGGCGGAGTTACGAAGCGAAGATGGACGCAAGCAACCGTTAGCGGGTAGCGATAATTCCGGTAAAAGGTATGAACGTTATCTTCTACGTGCTCCCGCAACGGTAGATACGAGCCAGCTTGCTGTAGTGAAGGTCTCTACTAACCAAGCCGGACAGTTGTCCTATCATCCGGTTCCCTTTACCGCTTCTGGCGAGGAACTGACCGTGTATGGACGTTCGGGTGGAACCTATGTTGTGCTGGATGGCGGAGAAGCTAATGTAAGCGGATCGTTCAGCGATATTTCCGGTCATTGGGCGCAGCAGGACATTACACGCTTGGCAACGCGTCTGATTGTGGCAGGGGCAAATCAATCAGCGCCCACAGCTAATAAGACTGGTGAGATGGGTTTATCGAACGAACGCTTTGAGCCAAACGGTCAGGTACAACGCTCGGAGCTGGCTGCGATGCTGGTTCGTACGCTTGGACTGGAGCATTCAGATCGCACGGTGACGGGCTTTGACGATGTACAATCGGAAGCGTGGTATGCGGATTCAGTGCGTACCGCAACCGCAGTCGGGCTGATCAACGGCTACGCTGACGGAAGCTTTAGGCCTGATACTCCTGTATCGAGGGAGGAGCTGGCTGTGATTATAGAGCGAGCCCTGCGCTTCGCCGGGACTGCGGAAGATACAGCGGTAGGAAGTGCCTCAGCGTCATTATCGGATGCACAAGCCATTTCTACATGGGCAGCTCCGGCTGTCAACACTCTGTCTGGCCTAGGCATTATGAAGGGGGACGAGAAAGGCCGTTTTGCTCCTGCTGCATCGGTGACGAGGGCAGAAGCAGCGACTGTATTATCTCGAACTATGGGTAAGTTGAATTGGGCACATTAG